The Enterobacter asburiae genomic sequence GTGACGTTCTGCGGCAGATTTCGCTGCAGGTTGAGCATCACCCACGAATGCAGGAATTTACCGTCGTAGTGCTTCGGCTGATACAGCATCTGATAGGCTTTCAGCGCTTCATAGCTGTATTCCACGTCGCTGCCGTTGTCGTTGCGAAGCCAGGTGGTGATGTGCATGGCAACGGCAGGCAACAGCATCTGATCCAGCGCTTTCTGGTACAGAGACTGCGCGGCATCGCTGACGTCATCCCCGCGATAGAGACCCATACGTCGGGATACGGGCGGATCGTTGACATCAAAGTCGTCGCTTTTCGGCAGGTCGACCAGACCGTTCAGCAGCGGCAGCAGATCGAACAGGTCACGCTGGGTCTGGTTCTGTAACGCCTTGCTCTGCTGGTCCAGCAGCGGCACCTTCGCATCCACCTCTTCCAGATAGGCCTTGTTTTTGGCATAGCTGGTCAGCCACAGACCGCCGAGGATCGCCAGCAGGGCCAGCAGCGCCGCGTAGCCGGACCAGATCACCGCCCGGTTGCGCAGCTCCCACCAGCGGTTTTCGCCCGCGATCCCGGCTTCCTGGAAGATGACGTTTTGCAGGAGGTTCTTAATGAAGAAACTCTGACCTTTTGCCCCCGGGATAGGCGCTTCTTTGCTGACCGAATCCCAGTTATCCGCCTCTCCCCCTTCCGGCAGCGACAGCGCGCGGTTCAGTTCGCCCATCACGCGGTCGAACGGCATGCCTTCCTGCGTCCCGCTGGCGAAGTAGATCCCGCGCGGAGAGAACTCGGTTTCGAAGTTGGAGCGGGCGAAGACCGTGCTCAGGTAGTCCGCCAGCAGCGGACGCAGCGCGGCGAACTCCTGCGGGAAGAGATACGCTTCCGCGCGGGTTTTCGCGTCATGCTCTTTCAGCATGGTTTCCGGCAGCCCGGCATCGAGGCGCTGCTGCAGCAGAGAAAACTCCTGCTGGAAGTTGCCCATCAGGTCGTAATCGGCGTGTTTGGTTTGCTCCCACGGCAGCGTGAAGCCCCAGATCTGGTCGCGCTGCGCTTTATCGTAGTCGGCAAACCAGGCGCGGAAGCCTTTAAGCAGGTCGGCCTTGGTCACCATCACGTACACCGGGAAGCGGATGCCCAGCTGTTCATGCAGCTCGGAAAGACGCTGGCGCAGGTTCACCGCCTGCTGGCGGGACGCCTCGGCGGACTGGGTGAGCAGGTCAGAAATGCTGATGGTGATGATGACGCCGTTGATCGGCTGGCGGCGGCGATACTTACGCAGTAACCCCATGAACTCCAGCCATTCGCCGGCGTCCTGCACCTGCTCGCTCTCCTGGGTGGTATAGCGGCCCGCCGTGTCCAGCAGCACCGCCTCATTGGTGAACCACCAGTCGCAGTTACGCGTGCCGCCAATGCCCCGCAGCGCGGTCTTACCGAAACGATCGGCCAGCGGGAACTGCAGCCCGGAGTTAACCAGCGCCGTGGTTTTACCGGAGCCCGGCGCGCCGATAATGACGTACCACGGCAGCTGATAGAGATATTGTGTGCTGAAGCGCTGCGTCCACTGGGCGCCCTGGCCCGCTTTGCTGAAGTGCGCTTTTTTAAGCATCTGCGCGGCTTCATCAAAGCGGCTGGCGAGGATCTGCTCCTCGCTGTTCAGCCGCTTCTGCGGGTCCGCCGCTTCCGGGCTGGCGGTGTTCTCTTTGAGCTTGTCCATCAGCTTGCGGTTCAGCCAGGCATTGTACAGGCGCGGCAGAATGTGGCCCTGCGCCCAGAGCAGATAGACCACGGCAATGCTGATAATACGGTTCTGTTCAGACTCAAGCGGTCGGGTGTCCACGATGGACAACAGGGGACCAATCATCCAGATCACCGCCGCAAGCGCCGTTACGCCGAGGAAGCTCCACAGAATGCGGTTGGTCAAAATGGAAAGAAGTGTAGTCAGCATCCTTAGTTTCCTTGCGGCAATCCGTTCAGCTCAGCCTGAGTGTTTTCAGGCGACACCAGCAGAGTAATTTCCACACGGCGGTTACGGGCGCGGTTTTCAGGCGTCGTGTTCGGCGCCACCGGGTTAATCTCGCCCCGCCCTTCCGCTTTCACGCGGCCAGGCTGAGAGAGGCTTCCCTGCAGCATTTTCTGTACCGAGCGGGCGCGTTCCAGAGAGAGTTCATAGTTAGAGGCAAAGCGCGCGCTGCGGATCGGCACGTTGTCGCTGTAGCCCACCACCAGAATTTTGCCGCTGACGTTATTCATCGCCTGCGCAATGCGGTTGATGACCGGTTCAAAGCGGTCACGCACGACGGTAGAGGCAGAGGCAAACAGCCCGTCGCCCTTCAGGATAACGACGCTGCGATCCGCTTCGTCTTTCACCGCAACCAGGCCAGCCTCGATTTCAGGCTTCAGGAAGCCGCGCAGGTTCAGCACCGCCGGTAGCTGACGGGCCGGCTGCTGAATAGTGGTTTCCGGCAGCTGGGACTGATAAATCTTCGCCAGCACCGGGTTGGTGTTATCGCCAAGGCGCCAGTTAAGCACGATATAAAACAGACAGGCGATAAACCCGGCCAGCGCCACGCATGCCCACAGGGGAACCATCGGCCGCCAGAGCTTGCGCAGCACCGGACGATCTTCCGGATGGGGAGAAAGCGGCGGCGGATAGCTGCCGCGCACGCCGCGGATCATCTGCCACAGCCGCTGCTTGATGGTTTCAAGCTGCGTGCGGCCATTATCCAGCACCCGATAGCGTCCTTCGAAGCCCAGCAGCAGGCAGTAGTTGATCATCTCCAGCAGCAGAATATGCTCGCGCGGGTTCTGCGACAGGCGAGCCAGCAGCTGGAAGAACTTCTCGCCGCCCCAGGTTTCGTTATGGAACGTCACCAGCAGACCGTTGCTTGACCAGACGCCGCTGCTGCCCCAGGGGGTGAGCGCGGCGGCCTCATCGAGCGCCGTACACAGGCAGTAACGCGCCCCGACGATCACTTCGTAGGGCAGCCCCGCCTGCTGGCAGCGGACTTCGAAACGGCGAATCTCATCGATCAGGCGCTGGCGTAACGCCACCTGATCGTCATGGGAGACCGAATGACGGATCTGCGGAATCGCGTTGAGCAGCGGATTGGCGGCCGCCACCAGCTGATTGTTGCTACTGGCTCCGGTAAACCCGGCATCACTGCCGGTGTCCTGTCGTTCCTGCATATTAAGCGCTCGCTTTATTATTCTGTCGGGCTACGGATGGC encodes the following:
- a CDS encoding DotU family type VI secretion system protein — its product is MQERQDTGSDAGFTGASSNNQLVAAANPLLNAIPQIRHSVSHDDQVALRQRLIDEIRRFEVRCQQAGLPYEVIVGARYCLCTALDEAAALTPWGSSGVWSSNGLLVTFHNETWGGEKFFQLLARLSQNPREHILLLEMINYCLLLGFEGRYRVLDNGRTQLETIKQRLWQMIRGVRGSYPPPLSPHPEDRPVLRKLWRPMVPLWACVALAGFIACLFYIVLNWRLGDNTNPVLAKIYQSQLPETTIQQPARQLPAVLNLRGFLKPEIEAGLVAVKDEADRSVVILKGDGLFASASTVVRDRFEPVINRIAQAMNNVSGKILVVGYSDNVPIRSARFASNYELSLERARSVQKMLQGSLSQPGRVKAEGRGEINPVAPNTTPENRARNRRVEITLLVSPENTQAELNGLPQGN
- the tssM gene encoding type VI secretion system membrane subunit TssM, whose translation is MLTTLLSILTNRILWSFLGVTALAAVIWMIGPLLSIVDTRPLESEQNRIISIAVVYLLWAQGHILPRLYNAWLNRKLMDKLKENTASPEAADPQKRLNSEEQILASRFDEAAQMLKKAHFSKAGQGAQWTQRFSTQYLYQLPWYVIIGAPGSGKTTALVNSGLQFPLADRFGKTALRGIGGTRNCDWWFTNEAVLLDTAGRYTTQESEQVQDAGEWLEFMGLLRKYRRRQPINGVIITISISDLLTQSAEASRQQAVNLRQRLSELHEQLGIRFPVYVMVTKADLLKGFRAWFADYDKAQRDQIWGFTLPWEQTKHADYDLMGNFQQEFSLLQQRLDAGLPETMLKEHDAKTRAEAYLFPQEFAALRPLLADYLSTVFARSNFETEFSPRGIYFASGTQEGMPFDRVMGELNRALSLPEGGEADNWDSVSKEAPIPGAKGQSFFIKNLLQNVIFQEAGIAGENRWWELRNRAVIWSGYAALLALLAILGGLWLTSYAKNKAYLEEVDAKVPLLDQQSKALQNQTQRDLFDLLPLLNGLVDLPKSDDFDVNDPPVSRRMGLYRGDDVSDAAQSLYQKALDQMLLPAVAMHITTWLRNDNGSDVEYSYEALKAYQMLYQPKHYDGKFLHSWVMLNLQRNLPQNVTKAQLQQLEWHLTQLLEPKIQASPYAQDESLVARERAMIGQQPLSTRVYGRLKRLLEHDDNLKPVSLSDLGGPQSELVFSRKSGKPVSEDVPGLYTPDGYWKSFNGQIDSVTTALHEDDAWVLGAATAQEDKQQIDNAVRQLYMRDFIANWDRFLADIQLNNSADLSQRINTARLLSGANSPLRRLVQNLSQVLTLSRNAPAPEDADKAQAQSNRATRTLEALFSNNDAAPTQAAVVTQAPEQLVTDHYAPMIELAQPLEKGGKTIVFDDFLKQVDELYRYLTAVQDAANSGMPAPGGEAISRLQASAGRLPGGLQTMFSNMAVGASSDTQRRDLENVRKRINVEVGGFCRQAIAGRYPLVRSASTEVTPDDLARMFAPGTGLMDAFFRDNLTNKVDTTQANWRFMPGIDGKTLPGSEGLLRPFQQAQSIRDAFFANGATTPSFKVTVRTVRMDNTILNLTLDVDGQLLRYSHGPQAVQIMNWPGPGGTNQVRMQLGLANGSTATLVTNGAWALNRFFDKASTSPGAGSLSRQATFSVDGHQVTLEFAPNSIRNPFQLPRFSCP